From Streptomyces sp. TLI_053, a single genomic window includes:
- a CDS encoding N-6 DNA methylase yields MPLPAEQAVSVTLAEIARIAGVGRAAVSNWRRRYPNFPSPVGGSDASPQFLLAEVERWLDQEKKGKTAAGRLERLWPQVEALGDRNSMGTLVAVVGAELSPSGDPGALPVRLPTSPAQQSLIDRAVRLAEHEGPAKTFGFLLQRWLGTHVRQIITTPEPLAELMVGIAGSSRARPVRMVLDPACGTGSLLFAAARHWSGSEQPTLVGQDVDPTLASVAAARLLMAGAKGGTTVADTLRADALGGIEADIVLCNPPSNERDWGHDEVATDTRWLFGQPPRTEPELAWVQHAVASLAPGGTAVMVLPPAVASRRAGRRIRSALLRAGALRTVIALPPGAAPPHGVGLHIWVLGRPSDDPANAVVRLVDTVGRSGAPTPNQSVIDWPQLRDTVLDALRSDESSAAVSVPVIELLDDQVDLTPARYVPAPDSAAAADLRPSWTQFDLRLNEARDLGRILSELVPMTDEGIVASTTVGELELAGALELHTGQALPEPRLRRGERPADGVRTLAVPDLVNPDGPHHWLPTAEANEGERAGSMTVSRSQDIVVVGALRAFDAWVDLAAPTVLGPQLHLIRVDPTVLDPWFLAGCLRSPANARQAGTHASTSSRVDVRRLQVPRLPLDEQRAYGEVHRRLSAFDDAVRELREVAGGIGRTLGELLATGRLPRG; encoded by the coding sequence ATGCCCCTCCCCGCCGAACAGGCCGTCTCGGTGACCCTGGCAGAGATCGCCCGGATCGCGGGCGTCGGGCGCGCCGCCGTGAGCAACTGGCGGCGTCGGTACCCGAACTTCCCGAGTCCGGTCGGCGGGAGCGACGCGAGCCCCCAGTTCCTGCTGGCCGAGGTGGAGAGATGGCTGGACCAGGAGAAGAAGGGCAAGACAGCCGCGGGCCGGCTCGAGAGGCTCTGGCCGCAGGTCGAAGCGCTGGGTGACCGGAACTCGATGGGGACCCTGGTGGCCGTGGTGGGTGCGGAGCTGAGCCCCTCCGGTGATCCCGGTGCGCTGCCCGTTCGGCTACCGACCAGCCCCGCGCAGCAATCCCTGATCGATCGGGCCGTACGGCTCGCAGAGCACGAAGGGCCGGCCAAGACCTTCGGGTTCCTGCTCCAACGCTGGCTCGGTACCCATGTGCGCCAGATCATCACTACGCCGGAGCCACTCGCCGAGCTCATGGTCGGCATCGCCGGGTCGTCCCGGGCCCGGCCTGTACGGATGGTGCTCGACCCCGCCTGCGGCACCGGATCCCTGTTGTTCGCGGCGGCCCGGCACTGGTCCGGGTCCGAGCAGCCCACCCTGGTGGGACAGGATGTCGACCCGACGCTCGCATCGGTCGCCGCCGCGCGCCTGCTGATGGCAGGCGCAAAGGGAGGCACCACGGTCGCGGACACCCTCCGCGCCGACGCCCTCGGGGGTATCGAGGCGGACATCGTGCTCTGCAATCCGCCGTCGAACGAACGCGACTGGGGACACGACGAGGTCGCAACGGACACCCGGTGGCTGTTCGGACAGCCACCGCGCACTGAACCCGAACTGGCGTGGGTGCAGCATGCGGTCGCCTCGCTGGCGCCGGGCGGAACCGCGGTGATGGTGTTGCCTCCGGCGGTGGCGTCCCGGCGGGCGGGCCGACGGATCCGGAGCGCACTGCTGCGTGCGGGGGCGCTGCGCACGGTGATCGCACTGCCACCGGGTGCCGCCCCGCCGCACGGAGTCGGCCTGCACATCTGGGTATTGGGGCGACCGTCGGACGATCCTGCGAATGCCGTCGTGCGACTGGTGGACACGGTCGGACGCAGCGGCGCACCGACACCGAATCAGTCGGTGATCGACTGGCCACAGCTCCGCGACACCGTTCTGGACGCGCTCCGGAGCGACGAATCCTCGGCCGCGGTGTCCGTCCCGGTGATCGAGCTCCTCGACGACCAGGTCGACCTGACTCCGGCCCGCTACGTCCCCGCACCGGATTCGGCGGCCGCCGCCGACCTGCGTCCTTCCTGGACCCAGTTCGACCTGCGCCTGAACGAGGCCCGTGACCTCGGTCGGATACTGTCCGAACTGGTCCCCATGACGGACGAGGGCATCGTCGCCAGCACCACCGTCGGTGAGCTGGAGCTCGCCGGCGCGCTCGAGCTCCACACCGGACAGGCACTTCCCGAGCCACGATTGCGCCGAGGTGAGCGACCGGCCGACGGGGTTCGCACCCTCGCGGTCCCGGATCTCGTGAATCCTGACGGCCCGCACCACTGGCTGCCCACCGCCGAGGCGAACGAGGGCGAGCGTGCGGGCAGTATGACGGTGTCGCGTTCCCAGGACATCGTGGTGGTGGGCGCTCTCCGGGCTTTCGACGCCTGGGTGGATCTCGCGGCACCCACCGTGCTCGGGCCTCAGCTCCATCTGATCCGGGTCGACCCGACGGTCCTCGATCCATGGTTCCTGGCCGGCTGCCTGCGTTCGCCGGCCAACGCAAGGCAGGCGGGCACGCATGCCTCTACCTCGTCGCGGGTGGACGTGCGCCGGCTCCAGGTGCCCCGGCTACCGCTGGACGAACAGCGCGCCTACGGTGAGGTCCACCGGCGGCTCTCCGCGTTCGACGACGCCGTGCGCGAGCTGCGCGAGGTCGCCGGAGGCATCGGCCGGACGCTGGGCGAGCTGCTTGCGACCGGCCGACTGCCCCGGGGCTGA
- a CDS encoding PD-(D/E)XK nuclease family protein: MTVWQPPPGTAGSSRLIRTSLPLLQEDPQGCPRGAALKARPLVRQSPARSRRKPVQDFALGPMMSALDAIEFNGKTVDDALSGLDSRRDCHPAHLAWTAEAVRHFLTARMEHQAAHAHDGPDTLPVEHAWVTATDLGAPDTRGALRYERTAWGRRYTSADGSVREIWLLSVNSVKSRTLAEIAEAAAVAATGLPAVAGFGEPYRPTSVDAVSPQRVRVVAVGCGDGSHRLLADWDNEETARQYVRHTKPVLARTVEAERVNPGSACTDCEGLTSCSQPPRIPFLLGAGRPLRPHRRRSVSVSDLRTHAACPARFHLTRVLHLKSPEPENAAIRRGRAVDAWLNEQHRARRGCRATVLPALLPRLSAEESGPALRMLSEHAALCPLDGLPSSERVQVQKRLTAYDPELDVVVIADPDLLYTDARGWVWRETKTASSRPWEGRPLLEAFPQLALAVLLLSADLLGGDPHRSRIELELLYEDGSACEELYPDDQRTVEEARRVIAALAGPWVSDEAFAATPGHGCHGCETLRWCRPGLEHTTGR, encoded by the coding sequence GTGACCGTCTGGCAACCTCCACCCGGCACCGCCGGCAGCTCCCGGCTCATCCGCACCTCCCTCCCCCTGCTCCAGGAGGACCCCCAGGGCTGCCCGCGCGGCGCCGCACTGAAGGCCCGGCCGCTGGTCCGACAGTCCCCGGCGCGGTCGCGCCGCAAGCCGGTCCAGGACTTCGCGCTGGGGCCGATGATGTCGGCACTGGACGCAATCGAGTTCAACGGGAAGACCGTTGATGATGCACTGAGCGGGCTCGACTCCCGACGCGACTGCCACCCCGCCCATCTCGCTTGGACCGCCGAAGCCGTACGGCATTTCCTTACGGCGCGCATGGAGCACCAGGCCGCGCACGCGCACGACGGGCCGGACACTCTTCCGGTCGAACATGCCTGGGTGACCGCCACCGATCTCGGTGCACCGGACACGCGCGGCGCACTCCGCTACGAGCGCACCGCCTGGGGACGCCGGTACACCTCGGCCGACGGCAGTGTCCGGGAGATCTGGCTGTTGTCCGTGAACTCAGTCAAGAGCAGGACTCTGGCAGAGATCGCCGAGGCTGCCGCCGTCGCCGCGACCGGGCTCCCGGCCGTCGCCGGCTTCGGCGAGCCGTACCGCCCGACGAGCGTGGACGCCGTCAGCCCGCAGCGGGTCCGGGTAGTGGCGGTCGGCTGCGGTGACGGCTCCCATCGACTCCTCGCCGACTGGGACAACGAAGAGACCGCCCGGCAGTACGTGCGCCACACGAAGCCCGTCCTCGCCCGGACCGTCGAGGCCGAGCGGGTCAACCCGGGCTCGGCCTGCACCGACTGCGAAGGCCTGACGAGCTGTTCGCAGCCACCCAGGATCCCCTTCCTGCTCGGCGCCGGCCGACCGCTCCGCCCGCACCGGCGGCGCAGCGTCTCCGTCTCCGACCTGCGCACCCATGCCGCCTGCCCGGCCAGGTTCCATCTGACTCGTGTTCTGCATCTGAAGTCGCCCGAGCCGGAGAACGCGGCGATCCGGCGAGGACGCGCCGTGGACGCGTGGCTCAACGAGCAGCACCGGGCCCGGCGCGGCTGCCGCGCCACGGTACTCCCCGCCCTTCTTCCCCGCCTTTCCGCGGAGGAGTCCGGACCCGCCCTCCGGATGCTCTCCGAGCACGCCGCCCTCTGCCCGCTCGACGGCCTGCCGTCGAGCGAACGGGTACAGGTCCAGAAGCGTCTGACGGCGTACGACCCGGAGCTCGACGTCGTCGTCATCGCCGACCCGGACCTGCTCTACACGGACGCCAGGGGGTGGGTCTGGCGGGAGACGAAGACCGCCTCGTCCCGCCCCTGGGAGGGGCGTCCGCTGCTGGAGGCGTTCCCGCAACTCGCCCTCGCCGTCCTGCTGCTGTCGGCCGACCTCCTCGGCGGCGACCCGCACCGGTCCCGGATCGAACTCGAGCTGCTGTACGAGGACGGCTCGGCGTGCGAGGAGCTCTACCCGGACGATCAACGGACAGTCGAAGAAGCGCGACGGGTCATCGCCGCTCTGGCCGGCCCCTGGGTCTCGGACGAAGCCTTCGCCGCCACCCCCGGCCACGGATGCCACGGCTGCGAGACCCTGCGCTGGTGCCGCCCCGGCCTCGAACACACCACTGGACGCTGA
- a CDS encoding HU-CCDC81 and SPOR domain-containing protein has product MPDTSPLPPYAAAWAAHDGLPLLRTLATALVGLDALTGLDGFTLPYPDEAQRALNRTVLACLLQGAEPPAGLPELLSWCRFRPISDWPLDLPVDAVDDADHLLDPHSGRPTELCHEWAERTADSAVRQRDRDIIRTALRLCRECGEEDAYTEFRRLLVNRPVLSSVEFFEVTNDHVLDPVRELVRRIYLPVPASYLRAGAYTTCARCLTLLLPLQDGAWWCERDQCRRQGSPPSGSLLPVEEVGELLQVERPLRQFVTGPGRAEADLEQALTGLGLRVRMWPAFDAYDLHITFPDGRVWAVDVKDWAHPAFLGRSARPVAPDPPYDEAFWVVPRYRVQDRPGYLDVYRRHRPAAARGLPLLTDTELVNRAAVRLAGAPDGGTRA; this is encoded by the coding sequence GTGCCCGACACCTCTCCGCTCCCCCCGTACGCGGCCGCGTGGGCCGCGCACGACGGCCTCCCTCTGCTGCGTACGCTGGCCACCGCGCTCGTCGGTCTGGACGCGCTCACCGGCCTGGACGGCTTCACCCTGCCCTACCCCGACGAGGCCCAGCGGGCACTGAACCGGACCGTTCTCGCCTGCCTGCTCCAAGGCGCCGAGCCGCCCGCAGGTCTGCCCGAGCTGCTGAGCTGGTGCCGGTTCCGCCCGATCTCCGACTGGCCGCTCGACCTGCCTGTCGATGCCGTCGACGACGCCGACCACCTCCTCGATCCCCACTCCGGCCGGCCCACGGAGCTCTGCCACGAATGGGCGGAGCGCACGGCCGACAGCGCGGTGCGCCAGCGCGACCGGGACATCATTCGTACCGCGCTGCGACTGTGCCGCGAGTGCGGCGAGGAGGACGCGTACACCGAGTTCCGGCGGCTGCTGGTCAACCGTCCGGTGCTGAGCTCGGTGGAGTTCTTCGAGGTCACCAACGACCACGTGCTCGACCCGGTCCGTGAGCTGGTCCGGCGGATCTACCTGCCGGTCCCGGCGAGCTACCTGCGGGCAGGCGCGTACACCACCTGTGCCCGCTGTCTGACGCTGCTGCTGCCACTGCAGGACGGCGCCTGGTGGTGTGAGCGCGACCAGTGCCGACGGCAGGGCTCCCCGCCCTCGGGGAGCTTGCTGCCGGTCGAGGAGGTCGGCGAACTCCTCCAGGTGGAACGTCCGCTCAGGCAGTTCGTCACCGGTCCGGGGCGTGCGGAGGCCGACCTGGAACAAGCCCTGACCGGCCTGGGGCTGCGGGTACGGATGTGGCCGGCCTTCGACGCCTACGACCTGCACATCACCTTCCCGGACGGACGGGTCTGGGCGGTGGACGTCAAGGACTGGGCGCACCCCGCGTTCCTCGGCCGGTCGGCCCGGCCGGTTGCACCGGATCCGCCCTACGACGAGGCCTTCTGGGTGGTGCCCCGGTATCGGGTTCAGGACCGGCCGGGCTACCTCGACGTGTACCGCCGGCACCGGCCTGCGGCGGCGCGAGGACTGCCCTTGCTCACTGACACGGAGCTGGTGAACCGGGCGGCAGTCCGGCTGGCGGGCGCCCCGGACGGAGGTACCCGTGCGTAA
- a CDS encoding DUF1998 domain-containing protein, giving the protein MSRKLRVRQSQTVLPFGVGAVLDIQGESFVAAGIGDWPRLRQPVESPRLAARLGVSGFYAAPAALGERYDRPDAPGAPYIRFPTWLFCGSCRRLVRWRIADEKPGTEPRCRFCSPTRRLAPMRFVQICAAGHLGDVDWWFWAHSRLDPAERRACPGREQLRFRYSERAAGLEALSVECAAPTCGAQRNLLDVLGTHGVRCSGRNPWQRANEAVTCVKPVQIVQRTAGNLYYPVVHSALDIPEAEPAAGDGSPAERALAEQVRAHDMWVPLCKAGDGPRAAAFREMIEEDTGATDVLLDALLAEERGAPSPVPPAGAAAAAARPDLSREEWTAFTSPAPPATRGFAVREGSLGLAGETEQPWADLAERIGRVVLADRLREVRALSGFSRLTPDAAVVPADTGYRLKWLPAVEVFGEGILLTLDQERLSSWEADEAVRRRVSAIRADLEGSLQQDRLERLTGPRLAPRFVLLHTLAHLLIRQLSFESGYTTASLRERVYARPAQDQYGLLVYTAAGDADGTLGGLVQQGEAPHLAETVLRMIEAAAWCSADPLCAEHTGQGFGNLNRAACHACALLPETSCETGNTLLDRALVIGGDHVPGFFESTVTAARTAAAAELEQPAP; this is encoded by the coding sequence GTGAGCCGGAAACTGAGGGTCCGCCAGTCCCAGACCGTGCTGCCCTTCGGGGTGGGTGCGGTGCTGGACATCCAGGGCGAGTCGTTCGTCGCCGCGGGCATCGGTGACTGGCCGCGGCTCCGCCAGCCGGTGGAGTCACCGCGGCTGGCGGCACGGCTCGGGGTGAGCGGGTTCTACGCGGCCCCGGCCGCGCTCGGCGAGCGGTACGACCGCCCGGACGCACCCGGCGCACCGTACATCCGCTTCCCCACCTGGCTGTTCTGCGGCTCCTGCCGCCGCCTGGTCCGCTGGCGCATCGCCGACGAGAAGCCGGGAACCGAGCCGCGCTGCCGCTTCTGCTCACCGACCCGCCGACTGGCGCCGATGCGGTTCGTCCAGATCTGCGCGGCGGGCCATCTCGGCGACGTCGACTGGTGGTTCTGGGCGCACTCCCGTCTCGATCCGGCCGAACGCCGTGCCTGCCCCGGCCGGGAACAGCTGCGGTTCCGCTACTCCGAGCGCGCCGCGGGCCTGGAGGCACTGTCCGTCGAATGCGCCGCACCGACCTGCGGGGCCCAGCGCAACCTTCTCGACGTGCTCGGGACCCACGGCGTGCGCTGCTCGGGGCGCAATCCCTGGCAACGCGCCAACGAGGCCGTGACCTGTGTGAAGCCGGTCCAGATCGTCCAGCGCACCGCGGGCAACCTGTACTACCCGGTGGTCCACTCCGCTCTCGACATCCCCGAAGCCGAGCCGGCCGCCGGGGACGGGTCCCCGGCGGAGCGGGCACTGGCCGAGCAGGTCCGGGCGCACGACATGTGGGTGCCGCTCTGCAAGGCCGGGGACGGTCCGCGGGCGGCGGCCTTCCGCGAGATGATCGAGGAGGACACCGGGGCCACCGATGTCCTCCTGGACGCCCTGCTCGCGGAGGAGCGCGGTGCGCCGTCACCGGTCCCGCCGGCCGGTGCCGCCGCGGCGGCGGCGCGCCCCGACCTCAGCCGCGAGGAGTGGACCGCCTTCACCTCACCGGCGCCGCCCGCGACCCGGGGGTTCGCCGTCCGCGAAGGCTCACTCGGCCTGGCCGGAGAGACCGAGCAACCGTGGGCGGACCTCGCGGAACGGATCGGCCGGGTCGTTCTCGCCGACCGGTTGCGCGAGGTCCGCGCACTGTCCGGGTTCAGTCGGCTCACTCCGGACGCGGCCGTCGTGCCGGCCGACACCGGCTACCGGCTCAAGTGGCTGCCGGCCGTGGAGGTGTTCGGCGAGGGAATCCTCCTCACCCTGGACCAGGAGCGGCTCAGCTCCTGGGAGGCCGACGAGGCCGTCCGCCGACGGGTCTCCGCCATCCGGGCGGACCTGGAGGGCTCGCTCCAGCAGGACCGGCTCGAACGTCTGACCGGCCCGCGGCTCGCCCCCCGCTTCGTGCTCCTGCACACCCTCGCGCATCTGCTGATCCGCCAGCTCTCGTTCGAGTCCGGGTACACCACGGCGAGCCTGCGCGAGCGTGTGTACGCCCGACCCGCGCAGGACCAGTACGGTCTGCTCGTCTACACCGCGGCCGGCGACGCGGACGGCACCTTGGGCGGGCTGGTCCAGCAGGGCGAGGCCCCGCACCTGGCCGAGACCGTCCTGCGGATGATCGAGGCAGCGGCCTGGTGCTCCGCCGACCCCCTGTGCGCCGAGCACACCGGCCAGGGCTTCGGCAACCTCAACCGGGCTGCCTGCCACGCCTGTGCGCTGCTTCCGGAGACCAGCTGCGAGACCGGCAACACACTGCTCGACCGCGCCCTGGTGATCGGCGGCGACCACGTCCCCGGCTTCTTCGAGTCCACCGTCACCGCGGCCCGTACCGCGGCGGCCGCCGAGCTGGAGCAGCCGGCTCCGTGA
- a CDS encoding serine/threonine-protein kinase translates to MEKDEVVRGRYRIVELLGQGGMACVWKAIDTETGDLVAVKEIRSDQYNQGRLSPAERIRQENELLLRFAREGQFLADLDHRGVVRLLDRGLHRGDPYLVMELVDGSPLDSFLGSFRPLPFGAAIAVAVEIAEALVHAHAGQVIHRDLKPDNVVLTADGSVKLIDFGVALPDDPDATRYTAYGATPGTVGYMAPEQLQGQHKVTKTVDHYSFGCVLFELLTGRQPFVDRPDRNSATQHQQDLPPHVSDHRGGIPPEVDDLVRQLLDKDPRRRFHSLTEALDILRPHLPLPDSPAPSPELVPDPTMRYRLPGARRLPSPGAGAARRPAPRRAAGRAVRAGAGREQFAALLALAAAEAVGPGPGPALGRLEEELAGARRSWGLGHRPVAEAQLLCADAARLHGSWEGAGPLYHAVATALEHKSAPALRALALEARVGVAECMVPAGDLRAAFDGWADVVHEVAGLVEMPVRVVARCHEVALELTEVGRPEEVRAFLELLPPG, encoded by the coding sequence ATGGAAAAGGACGAAGTCGTCCGCGGCCGGTACCGGATCGTCGAACTGCTCGGCCAGGGCGGCATGGCCTGCGTCTGGAAGGCGATCGACACGGAGACGGGGGACCTGGTGGCCGTCAAGGAGATCCGTTCGGACCAGTACAACCAGGGTCGTCTGAGCCCCGCCGAACGCATCCGTCAGGAGAACGAGCTGCTCTTGCGGTTCGCGCGGGAAGGGCAGTTCCTCGCCGACCTCGATCACCGGGGCGTCGTGAGACTGCTCGATCGGGGTCTCCACCGGGGCGACCCCTACCTCGTGATGGAGCTGGTCGACGGTAGCCCGCTCGACAGTTTCCTCGGCAGCTTCCGGCCGCTGCCGTTCGGTGCCGCGATCGCGGTCGCAGTCGAGATCGCGGAGGCGCTCGTCCACGCCCATGCGGGCCAGGTCATCCACCGGGACCTGAAGCCTGACAATGTCGTGTTGACCGCGGACGGTTCGGTGAAGCTCATCGACTTCGGTGTCGCACTGCCGGACGACCCCGATGCCACCCGATACACCGCATACGGTGCCACGCCGGGAACGGTCGGCTATATGGCTCCGGAACAGCTCCAGGGACAGCACAAGGTCACGAAGACCGTGGACCACTACTCCTTCGGATGTGTGCTCTTCGAGCTTCTGACCGGACGTCAGCCGTTCGTCGACCGGCCCGACCGCAACTCCGCGACCCAGCATCAGCAGGACCTTCCGCCGCATGTCAGCGACCACCGGGGCGGCATCCCCCCTGAGGTCGACGATCTCGTCCGGCAGCTGCTGGACAAGGACCCGCGTCGGCGGTTCCACAGTCTCACCGAAGCCCTCGACATCCTCCGGCCCCACCTGCCGCTCCCGGATTCGCCGGCGCCCAGTCCCGAGCTCGTGCCCGACCCGACGATGCGTTACCGGCTCCCTGGCGCCCGGCGCTTGCCGTCACCCGGAGCCGGCGCGGCGCGACGTCCGGCTCCCCGCCGTGCGGCGGGCCGAGCAGTTCGGGCAGGTGCCGGGCGCGAACAGTTCGCCGCCCTGCTCGCACTCGCCGCTGCCGAGGCGGTCGGGCCAGGGCCCGGTCCGGCGCTCGGACGACTGGAGGAGGAGCTGGCGGGCGCCCGCAGGTCCTGGGGTCTCGGCCACCGCCCGGTGGCCGAGGCCCAGCTGCTCTGCGCCGACGCCGCGCGGCTGCACGGCTCCTGGGAAGGTGCCGGTCCGCTCTACCACGCGGTCGCGACGGCTCTGGAGCACAAGAGCGCGCCGGCGTTGCGGGCCCTCGCCCTCGAGGCCCGAGTGGGAGTGGCCGAGTGCATGGTCCCGGCCGGGGACCTCCGGGCCGCCTTCGACGGCTGGGCCGATGTGGTCCACGAGGTCGCCGGCCTTGTGGAGATGCCGGTCCGGGTCGTGGCTCGCTGCCACGAGGTGGCCCTGGAGCTCACGGAGGTCGGCAGGCCGGAGGAGGTTCGGGCATTCTTGGAGCTGCTGCCCCCCGGGTGA
- a CDS encoding DNA helicase, whose protein sequence is MTISYLDLTPAQRESLDILPFDGNHLVSGPPGSGKSLLAAQRAVMLSLTGTPTVLLTRSNLLRQELLAVVARLGGTAGGGRTPRGGVQVATAHAWLSGWYGRDAPQTDDGWFDWPAFYTRAATVDSAPVPAVVVDEGQDLPPAFYRLCRVLGARTTVYADECQRLTDTHSTLADITRALGCAAAHEVRGNHRNTRQIAELAAEFHIGAAPPELPSREGSVPRLHRFAGAGALVELVVSLAERQPARSIGVVLGSTRAQLDLLTRLERRAPRLRPQLYTSQATSGRYRTLDLTRPGVVIAHRASAKGLGFDTVVVPDLHVDADKDPTSAAVRMMYYVLTTRARHELHLGYEGHQEGPLVSAVRPALLLRG, encoded by the coding sequence GTGACGATCAGCTACCTCGACCTGACTCCGGCGCAACGCGAGTCGCTCGACATCCTGCCCTTCGACGGCAACCACCTGGTCAGCGGACCTCCCGGTAGTGGGAAGAGCCTGCTGGCCGCGCAACGGGCCGTCATGCTCTCGCTGACCGGGACCCCGACCGTCCTGCTCACCCGTTCGAACCTGCTCCGTCAGGAGCTGCTGGCAGTGGTCGCCCGGCTCGGGGGCACAGCCGGTGGCGGGCGGACGCCGCGGGGCGGGGTCCAGGTAGCGACCGCGCACGCCTGGCTCTCCGGCTGGTACGGCCGGGACGCGCCGCAGACGGACGACGGCTGGTTCGACTGGCCCGCGTTCTACACCCGTGCGGCCACCGTCGACTCGGCTCCGGTCCCCGCCGTGGTCGTGGACGAGGGCCAGGATCTGCCACCCGCGTTCTACCGCCTGTGCCGGGTTCTGGGCGCCCGCACCACCGTCTACGCCGACGAGTGCCAACGTCTCACCGACACCCATTCCACGCTCGCCGACATCACCAGGGCGCTCGGCTGTGCCGCCGCCCACGAGGTCCGCGGCAATCATCGGAACACCCGGCAGATCGCCGAACTCGCGGCCGAATTCCACATCGGTGCCGCTCCGCCCGAGCTGCCGTCCCGGGAGGGCTCCGTCCCCCGGTTGCACCGGTTCGCCGGGGCGGGCGCCCTGGTCGAGCTGGTGGTCTCGCTCGCCGAACGGCAACCCGCGCGCAGCATCGGCGTCGTCCTCGGCTCCACCCGCGCCCAGCTCGACCTGCTGACCCGCCTGGAGCGCCGCGCTCCCCGGCTGCGACCGCAGCTCTACACGTCCCAGGCCACCAGCGGCCGCTACCGGACCCTGGACCTGACCCGCCCCGGGGTGGTCATCGCGCACCGGGCCAGTGCCAAGGGCCTCGGGTTCGACACCGTCGTGGTCCCCGACCTTCACGTGGACGCGGACAAGGACCCGACTTCGGCGGCGGTCCGGATGATGTACTACGTGCTCACCACCCGAGCCCGGCACGAGCTGCACCTCGGGTACGAAGGCCACCAGGAAGGGCCGTTGGTCTCGGCGGTCCGGCCTGCCCTGCTGCTGCGCGGGTGA